atatatcaagtcttgaaataatatgcttacatacaacaagtgggtttagtaatttacctcctcaagctagttgagggttacaacaatatgatgaagaagatgaggatgaatggagctccaaatgtatgaaacctcaagagataataccccaaacttatcaccaacaccctagcctttagttaggatttaattacacttgaaattagcttgcaaaaaaaatttGAACACCCTTTTTCTCCAAGAAAATTTGGGCCAGCAGCAAGGAGGAGAAAAATGCAGAATTTTTTTTGCTTGTTTTGATGTATTTGCATGTGTGTGTATTGGTGTTTTTGTGCCTCCAAGATAAGCACATGGGTCTTGCATCTTTAGCCAATCAAAAGCCATGCAAGAACCCACTACCAATGCCATTAatgaatttatataaaatgtagttttataacttattcatatttgatcttaacgattggatcgtggattaaaatacgcgacacttgggttttaagaaaaatggttttctaaaataatataacttgatgtagatataaattatggaataatttatataatgtggatttaattatttataggttaaataattaattttgttataaaatgtaacataacaaaattaattatttaacctataaataattaaatccatattatataaattattccataatttatatctacatcaagttatattattttagaaaaccatttttcttaaaacccaagtgtcgcgtattttaatccacgatccaatcgttaagatcaaatatgaataaggtgtcggtaagcttgttattgggtatgacccgacttggatcataacatgttagccacattaatttgatatgtctctcgggcatatgaaataccttcaatctcccacttgcacgagaaacataagaaattaatgcaagtgatggataccacctaacgaccgtccatcacccataatatgttatgacttagtgccattcaataacatcatccctttcgagttcccatctcgaatatgattaggtgaatctttcaatatatccttttgtcctagatgtcatgttaaatccaagagacatagaatgatcactctcttatagatttaactttatcaggccttagacatccgactctcaacgaataagagggacaaattccatcttgattacatacgtcctagacactacacttcgtaccatacctgaagcctcccttatgtactaccatgtttcagaatagcgaaggaaagaatcaaggcacaatattcggtgaatgtctgaacccaatatgtgtctcaagtcagaggatataatgatattctcctttactcaagattacatgtgatcaaccacaaaggctccatatagtaaatcttgagagcgggtcttccaatatttgtgtcccacaaatatctatgaaccttggtcgcaaccttgccccacattcaccatttgaatgctaaccaatccaagttcataatagtctagacctcacacttgttcccacaaatgtgatcaactacggaattcagaataatagtttattcatggataaaatatgcaaaattggaacatgactcataaataaattaataccataattatattaatgagtttgaactaattcgttccgttacaatacataaaatagatcatttccaatcactagaatatcgaagccctaatgcacaaacatgtccctcatgttttggcccatgtaaaagcttcgtgagtggatccgcaacattatgatctgtgtgaactttgtgaatacatatctttcccttttcaacctcatccctaatgtagttgaatctccgctcaatgtgacgagtcttttgatgagaatgaggttccttgatttgagcaatcgcaccctcgttgtcacaaaagatctcaagagggtcctgaatggaagggaccactcctaagtcgtcgatgaatttcttcatccatgcagcttcctgggctgccaatgaggcggcaatgtactccgactctgtagtggataacgcaacaacttcctgttttgagctcttccaagagaccgcaccaccatttaacatgaagacataaccggattgtgatcgagagtcatctcgatcagtttggaaactcgcgtccacgtaaccttttacagcgagttcctcctaaccagacccatatattagaaacatatccttagtccttctaaggtatttcaatatacatttaaccgcagtccaatgactatttcctgggttattctggtatctacttgtcaagcttaaagcgcatgacacatccggtctagtacatatcattgcatacatgatagacccaatagcagatgcgtatgggactttcttcattctctcttgttcatctttcgtgttaggacactgagatgaactgagaacggttcccttttgaataggtaccaaacctttcttagagttttccatcttgaaccttttcaagattttatcaatgtatgtactttgacttaaacctatcaatctcttggatctattcctatagatcccaatccccaatatgtattgtgcttctccaagatccttaatggagaagcaactctttagccaagttttgacttcttgcattgtggtaatatcattcccaaacaataaaatatcatccacatatagcacaagaaacattatggagctcctactagccttcttgtatacacaagcttcatcaccatttttaatgaagccaaatttctttgcctcttcattaaaacgatgattccacattctagatgcttgtttcaatccgtagattgatttctttaacttgcatacctttttaggatttttcggatcaacaaaaccttcgggctgtaccatatagacatcttcctcaagatatccatttaggaaagcggttttgacatccatttgccatatttcatagtcatagtgagcagcaatggcaaataatatcctaatagactttagcattgccacaggcgagaaagtttcatcataatcaaccccttgagtttgagtgaaaccttttgctacaagtctagctttgtatgtatccaagtttccatgtatgtcggttttcttcttgaaaagccatttgcaatcaactagcttggagctaggaggttgcacaacaagttcccaaacttggttttcatacatggattgcatctcggcgttcatggcttcctgccatttgtctttatcaatccttgataaagcatctttgtagtttgtcggttcatccaaatcaaccgtatagcaaccatccacgagaaaaccatatctctcaggaggattactaatcctactagatcttcgaacgtcttgtgtactttgatcatccacttgatcattttcaacatcctcatgttgagtgctagtgccaACCAATCGtgcatcatcggcttgatcttgtacctctacaagatctatcttcctttcaccatcaccttccataaggaacttggtttcaaggaattccgctttccgagcaacaaataccgtttgctcggatggatcatagaagtaataccccatgtcatctttgggatatcctatgacgatacactttgtggatcgagcatgtagcttattagctacataacgcttaggataagcttcacatccccatactttcaagtatgaaagagaaggaggttttccaaaccacatctcatgaggagttcgttccactttcttggttggggccatatttaaaatacgaaccgcggagcttagacaataaccccaaaatgatagaggtaacgagcttcttgccatcatagatcgaaccatatccattagggttcggttcctcctttcggaaactccattaagttggggtgttccgggtggagtaagttgtgagataatcccacaactcctaagatgatcttggaaggcatcgcttaggtattcacctcctctatcggtacgaagtaccttaattgtcctattgagttgattttgtacttcgttttgatattctttgaatgcttcaaacgtttcgtccttgtgtcttaataagtagacatatccgaaatgactaaagtcatcaatgaaagtaacaaagtatctttcaccattcctagtcatgggtttaaagggtccacatacatccgaatgtattaatcccaataaatctttagccctttcataagtccctttgaaaggtgctttagtcattttgccttgtaaacaagattcacatacatcaaacgaatccatttcatttgatttcaaaagtccattcttttgaagtgtatgcattcggttcttgtttatgtgaccaaggcgacaatgccatagataggaatcactcaaatcccttttgagtttcttggtgctagtatggtatatagagctcgatgatgcgtcatcatgaaccaattcataaattccatttgaaggcgaagccttgaaatagaatacattatttttagaaacatgaatatcatcatcaataaaattaacaacgtaaccacattgttttaagcgagaaatagaaataatgtttctacacaaatccggagcatacaaaacattttctaaaataagttccaatccgcttggaagcttcaaaataaaatctccttgagctttaacatgcacctttgcaccattgcccatatagagacttgatgttcccgccttatgatcacttcttttgaacccctgcaaagaattgcaaatatgagttccacatccagtgtctaatacccatgtattagaagaagtaatactaagctctatatataccatatatatattacctgaggtttgccctgcatccctcttgtccttcaactccttaaggtagaccggacagtttcgtttccaatgacccatctcaccgcaaccgaaacatgggtcttccttggggtttgccttctcggctaccttttgcttcttagccttgttgatggttggggtaaccatcttccctttccctttgccttgatgggcgggtccttttctcttagccacctttggcttagaggtgttacctttggatccaccttgatcgattgctaacacgggtaaagcccttttacccatgctagtttccgccgttctaagcataccgtgaagctcacctatgctcttatccatcccattcatattgtaattaattacaaattgattaaacctttttgatagggagttaaggataagatcggtggctaactcatttgatatgtttaggttaaggcggttagcacgatcaataagggtcttcatcttaagcacataagatgaaaccgattgggtatcgtccatacgacaagcatgtagcgcccgaacggtctcgaaacgctcgacacgcgcttgttgaaggaacatctccttcaattgcgttatcatgtcgtatgcactatggtgctcgaaatccttttggagttcgggtatcatagtcccaagcattaagcatgagacttgaagggagttgtggtaatacttatcgtaagaggccattgcctccacatcattctcatccggttgatcgggaatggggtcctcaagtacatacgctttatcctcttgtttgaggacaatccgaagattgcggaaccaatccataaagttggtatggttgagtttgtctttctcgaggagagaccgtaacgataggttgttcatgttaagtggtgcgttttgcatgttgttgttgttattagcggccatctacaaaattaacaaagttcgtttaagtatcgattttaatttaacattcaatacccttttaatttaattgaattattaaattctagaatccaacgataaaccaaatttcggttaggtgacctttatcccgcaatttgatttagctaggtagtcaataaatgacaattgcaatccatttgcaacttctagagtatgggaccatgcaatccttttgcatggcatattaatcccatcaacgcctatttgttcctcatgcttcggggaccctaagttcatgattcccaaatcaagtcgtcctacttgtgtaaacatgtagacttaacctacaagtggttaggtgacctttatcccacatgtatgcgaagtgtaccttattcatattagttcactcatgacggttaggtgacctttatcccatcaagagattcctaatatgtctaagtgtttccacaaaaggatggcgtttaacttgtttaccttgttttagtaaagggattttaagttttcataaattctagtttaagaaaacatttgccatacaccaacatgcatttggtgtatagttcattatgaaaagccaattttcatgttatattagtaaagccaattactttgatataaaccattttatatgcattgttatttatgtccctaataaccatttattagtgtccttttgttgttttaattataaccaattataatgtcattttgcaagttgtaaatgtgtgataaattgtagcaaccaaacatacaaacacaataaacatgcaaaacaaccaagttcacaatcaagccaattggtagacatttgtttagccaaaacaaatgtcaccttctaagggttatgacaaagtaggagatttataatctcccacttaatcttgcatccaaatgcttccaacttgtgttcatcttcatcatcttcattcttcattctctttacaaaaaaatatatcctaatacatttttttctagaaaatgaaattacaacctaatctattatacataccaaatataaataaaattacaaatgaatgaatattacaaattattacaaaccaaatgaatgattaatattacaaaccaaatgaatgattaaTCAACCAAAACATACAACCATACAAACACAAGGTCTAGACTTGATTGTGAACCACATTAAACAACAAAATTTGAccaaaaaataagttccaaacccactttggaacctcctaattttcggccaaaataagaacccacccaaaatccaaaaatttttttttacattctagtttcatgcatgttactagattgtaagattagtggatttaaaagtcataaaaaaagaagcatatttcaaaaacctggctctgataccattgatggaatttgacaaacttttgagaaacatgttctacattttaacaagttcataaacccattttatgaagataaagtgagcggaagcatgcaagtatcatgttatatatcaaccattttaaaagacaaattccataaatatatcaagtcttgaaataatatgcttacatacaacaagtgggtttagtaatttacctcctcaagctagttgagggttacaacaatatgatgaagaagatgaggatgaatggagctccaaatgtatgaaacctcaagagataaaaccccaaacttatcaccaacaccctagcctttagttaggatttaattacacttgagattagcttgaaaaaaaaatttgaacaccCTTTTTCTCCAAGAAAATTTCGACCAGCAGCAAGGAGGAGAAAAATGCAGAATTTTTTTTGCTTGTTTTGATGTATTTGCATGTGTGTGTATTGGTGTTTTTGTGCCTCCAAGATAAGCACATGGGTCTTGCATCTTTAGCCAATCAAAAGCCATGCAAGAACCTACTACCAATGCCATTAATGAAtttaaataaaattagttttataaacttaatttttataaaactacattttataaacttccattatttgttatgcacatttttattttataaaaccaattttataaaatgtaacataacaaaattaattatttaacctataaataattaaatccacattatataaattattccataatttatatctacatcaagttatattattttagaaaaccatttttcttaaaacccaagtgtcgcgtattttaatccactatccaatcgttaagatcaaatatgaataaggtgtcggtaagcttgttattgggtatgacccgacttggatcatcacatgttagccacattaatttgatatgtctctcgggcatatgaaataccttcaaatcTTAGATAAAACAGTCAACAATAACCGCAAAGTTTGGCAAACCAAACATGACAATGTTTTGTGGGCTTTTAGGACCGCATATAAGACCCCCAATGCCACAACCCCTTTTAAgttggtttatggaaaagcatgtcacctcccAGTGGAGGTTGAGCATATGGATTTTTGGGCATTGAAACAAGTGAACTTATATATAGAACAAGTGGGCAAGAAAAGAgccatgcaagtgcatgagcttGACGAGCTTAGGCTAGAAGCATATGAAAACTCATTGACTTATAAGGAAAAGACAAAAAAGTGGCATGATTCCTTACTCAAAGAGATTATGGAGTTTCTACCCAATGATAAATTTCTAGTGTTTAACTCTAGGTTTAAAGTCTCACGGGGTAAATTGAGGTCAATGTGGACGGGGCTGTATGTTGTGAAGAAAGCTTATCCCTCAGGTTAGGTGGAGTTGATTGCAAATGGCAACACCTTCAAGGTGAATGGCCATCATTTGAAAGTTTACAGTGATGAAGTCAATGCACTTGTGCTTGATGACATCACCCTCTACCCAAAATAACCCCTTATGCTTGAAATGGGTCATGTGATAAACCCTAGACCAAAAAtcatcacaatttgtatataatttGTTCATGTGTAGTTGCATTGCATCttagcttgtattatattgttttttCTAATTACATTGGCATTTAGGATCGTTTCATGCATATGGGAAAACGTGGAAAAACATGAAAAATAGTTTGTGATTGAATTGGACTTAAAATGCAAAATCTAGAAATTTTGAGTTGGGGCAAAATATGCGGCGCATAGGATGGACATATGCGGCACATATAAAGAGTAAAATGGACACCCCAATTCACTATAGGTTTTATGCACCGCATATAAGGAAAAAATGCAGCGCATGTACTGTAGCTGCAAAATCGGCACATATGGATAAAATATGACGCACACTTGGGGTTTGGTGCATATGGGTCACTCACGAATTTTATACCACAATTTCATACACTCACTCACTTATTTCCTCTCAATCGGTGTATCCCCATACCCTCAAACCCTAATCACTTAAACACTTAAAATGACATCAAATTCTAGCATCTATTTCATCAATTAACATGGGAAACGTAAGAATCTTTCACTAATCTTTCATGATTTGTGTGATTTGGGCAAAAAATTGTGTCTTGAATGTTTATGTTATACTTCATGATTTAGGTTGTTTGAGGGGGTGAACACCCGATTTTGTGATGTTTCTCTTATATATTGTTGATGCTTAACATGATTTGCATGCTAGTTTCCAACGATTTTGACTTTGAAAAATTAGGTTTCATCACAATTTGGGGGTTTTTTAAATTTAGTCAAATTGAGATGCAATTGAGTTTGTAGATGCTCAATTAGTTGACTAGACCTTGTTTCTTGCCATGAACCCTAAATTTAAGCGTATGTTTGAGTTGAAATTGAGAATTAGGGTTCTTGAAGCTAGGTTAGACCAAAGTTGACTGATTTGAGCATGATTATAGTGGATTTGTGAGTAATTATCATTGGTAAACTGTTATAacatgatttattgtgatgctttgaAGTGTTCTCTTGTCTTATGCAAATTGAAGTTACTAGGTTTGATTGAGTTGACTTTTAAGCAATTAAATCATGTTTACCTTTTGACCCATATTTGTGATGAAGTTGAGTTTATATAAATGCCTATGCTTATGTATGCTATAAAGTTAGAAACCGTTTGCATGAGATAGGTTTTGCACTTGAGAAACATGATATAAATGATGAACATGTTTAACCTTATTTGACTTTGACACTTTTTATGCTAAAATGCCTATGTTAACATGATGTATGCTTTGTTTGAAAAATAATTTATCATGAAGACTTGGTATTTGCTAGATGAAGTCATGTGGTTCTTGGTTATTTAGTTAGGCGGTTATGCCTAATGATTAATATTCGTGTGTTGTACTTGTGTTGTGTATTCGCGAACTAAAAAACCAACCACATCACATGGGAAACCCAAACAAGAACAATCAAAAAGAGGTCGATTAGGTATATATCTAGGAGGTCGTGGACGTAGAGAAGAATCCCCCTCCTCACAACAACACTGTGAGGAGGTTCCTCAAGAAGAAGCACCCCAAATCCCTAAACAAATATGAGCCATAACAAAAGAGCCATGACTCCTGATAtgaccgaaatggacggttttacttttgcggtgtcgttaggccgcaaggcgtcaaaATCAGCTATCGGGAGGTGAGAgaaatatttttaaatttatatttagcagggcctaaattgtactactccttattatggtgagtaaggaagTATGACCTATGGTCGAATTTTTaaaatatcagtagaatcgaacctataactaaagcttaagataatcctaatgtgaaggagtagtggtttattacctaattatgggttttcaagtttatatgataaaataaaataaatgcgataaaatttgtaattcagataaagctaaagcaagtgcatactatggtttcgtcagttactttgccgagattgtaGAATATTGGCTTATGAATagatagtgaccttgtattcactacactggtcctaacgcccctgtcataagacatatcactgggtaatgcgttaggcttgaagattctgaataggcaGCAACATCCCTTACACCCCCTACacctgtgcagtctgactacaggcatacacgttcaaacggctcatccaattgagcgactcggttgggtgatgtattagCATTCCATAAAGGtgatgtaatgacccagaattttccgaccaaattatacttatgagattaatatttacataaattaaaccataccaacttgataagcaatccaaattgttgagacttgtgtttttgaaaagagttttacacaacatttgaccgtccaatatgaccgatgatatcacgaactatataacatacgataattatatgtttgtgtatatatatgtatttatatatatttaacatgatctaaagatggtttaacatctcattgtgtactaatgacaatgagttataagtatattttgaaactactaacttaagttttcaaaacgataactatacgtaacattctttgatatatatacttataatatataatgcttatacacgtattgtatatataaagtatttaatcactttttaaggacttaaatacataaaacaatataagtatattcacaaaagatagctatatttgaattttcgttccgtttcctcaagatttctatacgtatatctagggtatatgtgcccgtatcatacccagcttctatacgtatttactattggtatatacacatcaaatcaacatcctaatcaaaattattactgccctatatatgaggtaactaggatttgtcaagtagtatgaattattagtaagtaaacaaaattaggaatccttttctttctttataaactaaaaacgtttttataaatgaacaccatttcttcactccattttctcatacctacaccctcatttctctctcaaaatactcctaacttcatacttgatcatctccaagcattttccccatcatttagcttcaattacaagccttaaacaccataagaaaactctttcaagaacatatcaaaataaccacctatttgaagaagtttacttccaaccttttgatctaactccaccactctttgattccaagattatttcttatctttttcagtaactttgtccaagtaattgaggtagtaaccttattcataattttattcaattcatattcatatagctatcttattttgtggtataaaattttaacaacaagaacatagtttgaatgatttcaaacttgttcacaaactaaatag
This genomic window from Rutidosis leptorrhynchoides isolate AG116_Rl617_1_P2 chromosome 2, CSIRO_AGI_Rlap_v1, whole genome shotgun sequence contains:
- the LOC139888465 gene encoding uncharacterized protein, which translates into the protein MKYLQILDKTVNNNRKVWQTKHDNVLWAFRTAYKTPNATTPFKLVYGKACHLPVEVEHMDFWALKQVNLYIEQVGKKRAMQVHELDELRLEAYENSLTYKEKTKKWHDSLLKEIMEFLPNDKFLVFNSRFKVSRGKLRSMWTGLYVVKKAYPSGSFHAYGKTWKNMKNSL